The nucleotide sequence TTGATGCGCTGGATCCAGAGGCGGCGGAACTCGCCCTTCTTCGCACGGCGGTCGCGGTACGCGTAGACGAGGGAGTGGGTGACCTGCTCCTTGGCCTTGCGGTACAGACGCGAGCGCTGGCCGCGGTAACCGGCGGCGCGCTCGAGGATGACCCGACGCTTCTTGTGGGCGTTGACGGCCCTCTTGACTCTTGCCATTTCAGTGATTCCTATTCGAGTTCAGATGTCGCGGACGACGAGGGGCCTAGCGGCCGAGGAGCTTCTTGGCGACCTTCATGTCGGCCTTGGCCAGGGGCTGGTCCTGGTTGAGTCGCGCCTTGCGCCCGGAGGACTTGACCTCGAGGTTGTGCCGCATGCCCGCCTGCTGCTTCATGATCTTGCCGCTGCCGGTGACCTTGAAACGCTTCTTGGCACCCGAGTGGGTCTTCTGCTTAGGCATTGTTCTCTTCTCTCGCTTCTCGTGCGCTCGCCTTGGTGGCGTCGCGCTTCGCGTTGGCCTCGGCCTTGGCCTCGGACTTGTTCTTGTGCGGTCCGATGACCATGACCATGTTCCGGCCGTCGATCGTGGGGGTGGACTCGACGCTGCCGAACTCGGCGACGTCCTCCGCGAACATCTTGAGCAGTCGCACGCCCTGGTCCGGACGCGACTGCTCGCGCCCGCGGAACAGGATCATGGCCTTGACCTTGTCGCCGTCCTGCAGGAAGCCCTCGGCGCGCTTGCGCTTGGTCTCGTAGTCGTGCTTGTCGATCTTCAGGCGGAAGCGCACCTCCTTGAGGATGGTGTTCGCCTGGTTGCGACGCGCTTCCTTGGCCTTCTGCGCGGCCTCGTACTTGAACTTGCCGTAGTCCATGATCTTCGCCACGGGGGGCTTGGAATTGGGCGCGACCTCGACGAGGTCGAGGTCGGCTTCCTGCGCGAGCCGGAGTGCGACGTCGATGGATACGACGCCGACCTGCTCGCCTGCTGGGCCAACGAGGCGAACCTCGGGAACTCGGATTCGATCGTTGGTACGGGGATCGCTGATGGACTGCTCCTATTCGTGTCTTCGGGTGGCCCGGCGGCTCTCGGGGAGCCGCTCGGATTCGAGACGAGGAGGGTTCTTCACCAGGGTGCGACGGATCCGTCGCACTCGGCAACACGCCCATGCCCGCATGATGCGGGGCTCCCGTCCTGCGCGGTTCCCGTTGGGGAGCCGTTCGGACGGGGGAGCGAAATCGACCCGGTAACCTATGGAGGCGGTCAAGCGCGGGTGGGAGATCAATCCTCTTTCGAACCGGGACTGTGACAGCCCCGGAGCCGTCGATCAGCATAGCAGACGCCGACCCCGCCCCGGAAGGGCGGCCACGACGAGCTCCCGCCGCCTCCGCCATCCGGCACCGCCACCCAGCCCGAGGACTCACATGACCGACCAGGCCCAGCCCGACCCCGCGACCACCGCACCCGCCGACCCCGCGTCCGCCGGTCCGGCCGACGCCCACGTGCACCGCTTCGAGGAGCCCGCCGCGACCGGCGACGGCACCTCGGTCGCGGGCGTCGCGGACGACGACACCGCCGACTTCGTCGCCGACCAGTACGCGCGCGACATCGCGGAGGTCTCCGCCGTGGAGGTCATCACGACCACGGCCGTCCACCTGATGAGCGCCGCCGCCGTCAAGTGCGGGCTCGCCGACGACCCCGCCACGCAGACCGACCTCGCCGAGGCGCGGAAGCTCATCATCTCGCTCGCGGGCCTCGTGACCGCCGCGTCCCCGGAGCTCGGCGACCAGCACGCGCGCAGCCTCCGCGACGGCCTCCGCTCCCTGCAGCTCGCCTTCCGCGAGGCGTCGCCGTACCCCGACGCCGTCGGCAAGGGACCCGGCGAGAAGTACACCGGCCCCGTCTCCTAGGCCAGCCGCCCGCCGGGGCTCGCGAGCCGCGCCCGCGGGTCAGCGCGCGGACGTGATCCGGAGCCCCATGCTGTCGACCCGGTCGGCGAGGACCGCGCTCCGTGACCACTCCCCCTGCAGCCGCGCCAGCAGCGCGTCGAGCGCCGGGCGGTCGAGGCCGTCGACGAGCTCCAGCGCGATCATCAGCTCCGGGCCCTCGAGGCGTGCGCGCGGATCGCCCGGTGCCGTGCTCACGGACACGACCGCGGGCTCCTCGGCGACGCTCGCCTCCAGCGCCGCGACCACCTCCGGGTCCTCAGGGCTCGGGGTCCACGGCAGCGACCGGGCGACCGCCCACACCGCCGGCCGCCGCAGGACGAACTCCGTGTCGGACATCGGGTCGACGACCACGAGGTCGGTCTCCTCGCTCGCCGCGGCCAGCGCCACACGGACGGCGTCGGCCGGGACGGGACGCGCGGCGGGGTTCCACCTGCCCATCGCGGCGACGGATGTGAAGACCGGCATGACGGTGCGCCCGTCGGGCCCGGCCACCGTGATGATCGACAGCTCGGCGCTCTTGTCCGCCTTCAGGCCGTGCGCGCCCTCACCCTCCTCGCCGAGGCGGGCGACAAGCGGGATCAGCAGGCGCGCGTCGCGGAGCGCGTCCACGACCGCGGCCTGCCCGACCTCGCCGCGACCGTGCCGCGCGAGCGCGGCCGCGACGGCGGGCGGCGCCGATCCGTCGTCGTCCGGGAACGGGGTGGGCTCGAACGACCGGCCCGCCCAGGGGGTCCCGGCCGAGTCGGCGTGCGAGGAGGATCCCGTCATCGCTCCCCGGCGATGTCGAGCGCCTCGCCGAGCGTGAACGCGCCCGCGTACAGGGCCTTGCCGACGATGGCGCCCTCCAGGCCGAGCGGCACGAGCTCGCGGAGAGCCTGGATGTCGTCGAGGCTCGAGACGCCGCCCGAGGCGACGACCGGGCGCTCGGTGCGCTCGAGCACGTCCCGGAGCAGCTGCAGGTTCGGGCCCTGGAGCGTGCCGTCCTTGGTGACGTCGGTGACGACGTAGCGCGCGCACCCGGCGTCCTCGAGGCGCTCGAGGACCTCCCAGATGTCGCCCCCGTCCTGCGTCCAACCGCGCGCGGAGAGCGTGCGGCCGCGGACGTCGAGCCCCACCGCCACGGCCTCGCCGTGCTGCGCGATGACGCTGGCCGCCCACTCGGGGTTCTCCAGCGCGGCGGTGCCGAGGTTGATCCGCGTCGCGCCGCTCTCGAGCGCCACGTCGAGCGAGCGGTCGTCCCGGATCCCGCCGGACAGCTCGATCTGCACGCCGTCGATGGCGCGGATCACACGGGAGATCACCGACAGGTTGTCCCCGCGGCCGAACGCGGCGTCGAGGTCGACGAGGTGCAGCCACTCGGCGCCCTGCTCCGCCCAGTCGCGGGCGGCGTCCACGGGGTCGCCGTAGCCGGTCTCGGTGCCGGCCGCGCCCTGCGTGAGGCGGACGGCCTGGCCGCCCGCCACGTCGACGGCGGGCAGCAGGGTCAGGCGGGGGGTGCTGGTGAACTCGCTCATGGGGCCTTCCATCGATGGGGCGCGGGCGTGCGGGATGCCG is from Clavibacter sp. A6099 and encodes:
- the priA gene encoding bifunctional 1-(5-phosphoribosyl)-5-((5-phosphoribosylamino)methylideneamino)imidazole-4-carboxamide isomerase/phosphoribosylanthranilate isomerase PriA; this translates as MSEFTSTPRLTLLPAVDVAGGQAVRLTQGAAGTETGYGDPVDAARDWAEQGAEWLHLVDLDAAFGRGDNLSVISRVIRAIDGVQIELSGGIRDDRSLDVALESGATRINLGTAALENPEWAASVIAQHGEAVAVGLDVRGRTLSARGWTQDGGDIWEVLERLEDAGCARYVVTDVTKDGTLQGPNLQLLRDVLERTERPVVASGGVSSLDDIQALRELVPLGLEGAIVGKALYAGAFTLGEALDIAGER
- the rpmI gene encoding 50S ribosomal protein L35: MPKQKTHSGAKKRFKVTGSGKIMKQQAGMRHNLEVKSSGRKARLNQDQPLAKADMKVAKKLLGR
- the rplT gene encoding 50S ribosomal protein L20, with translation MARVKRAVNAHKKRRVILERAAGYRGQRSRLYRKAKEQVTHSLVYAYRDRRAKKGEFRRLWIQRINAAARANGLTYNRLIQGLSLAGVQVDRRILAELAVHEPATFASLVQTAKAALPANTSAPKVAANA
- the infC gene encoding translation initiation factor IF-3 yields the protein MSDPRTNDRIRVPEVRLVGPAGEQVGVVSIDVALRLAQEADLDLVEVAPNSKPPVAKIMDYGKFKYEAAQKAKEARRNQANTILKEVRFRLKIDKHDYETKRKRAEGFLQDGDKVKAMILFRGREQSRPDQGVRLLKMFAEDVAEFGSVESTPTIDGRNMVMVIGPHKNKSEAKAEANAKRDATKASAREAREENNA
- a CDS encoding DUF1844 domain-containing protein, which codes for MTDQAQPDPATTAPADPASAGPADAHVHRFEEPAATGDGTSVAGVADDDTADFVADQYARDIAEVSAVEVITTTAVHLMSAAAVKCGLADDPATQTDLAEARKLIISLAGLVTAASPELGDQHARSLRDGLRSLQLAFREASPYPDAVGKGPGEKYTGPVS
- a CDS encoding SseB family protein; this encodes MTGSSSHADSAGTPWAGRSFEPTPFPDDDGSAPPAVAAALARHGRGEVGQAAVVDALRDARLLIPLVARLGEEGEGAHGLKADKSAELSIITVAGPDGRTVMPVFTSVAAMGRWNPAARPVPADAVRVALAAASEETDLVVVDPMSDTEFVLRRPAVWAVARSLPWTPSPEDPEVVAALEASVAEEPAVVSVSTAPGDPRARLEGPELMIALELVDGLDRPALDALLARLQGEWSRSAVLADRVDSMGLRITSAR